GCCTTCGCGTCGGAGGAGCCGAGGAAGTCCGGAGACGCCACGGCGAGGGTGCCCGCGGTCATCGCGGCGGCCACCGCCGAGGCGATGCCGTATATGAGGAGTTTTCTCTTCTTGCGGTCTCTTCGGTGTCCAGCGCTCAAGTCCCACCCCTGTATGACGTTCGTTGCTGGCCAAGTTGTTCAAGCCTCAAGAGCGCGTGACGGTATCAAACCCGGGTTCGCCGCGACGCACCGGGTGCGTCGCGACGCACCTCGCCCCCGCGCCGGGGCGCCCGAGGGGCCGGCGCAGGGGCGTCCGAGGAGCCCGCGCAGGGGCGCCGGGCAGGGCCGGGACCAGGTCGTGGAGTCCGCTGTCTCACTTTCTGATCCTGTACGTGGACATCTGCCCCGACCGCGTAATGTTGGCGAGGTGACCGTGAACGCTGACACCCACGCCGTCGCCGCCAAGGCGACCTGGCGAGACCTGCCCGCGGCGCAGCAGCCCGAGTACCCGGATGCCGAGGCTCTGCGCGATGTGATCGCCGACCTCGAGTCGTATCCGCCGCTCGTCTTCGCCGGTGAGTGCGACCAGCTGCGTGCCCGCATGGGAGCCGTCGCCCGTGGCGAGGCGTTCCTCCTCCAGGGCGGCGACTGCGCGGAGTCCTTCGACGCCGTCGGCGCCGAAGACATCCGGGCCAAGCTGAAGACCCTCCTCCAGATGGGCGCCGTGCTGACGTACGCCGCCTCCGTGCCCGTCGTGAAGGTGGGCCGGATCGCCGGCCAGTACTCGAAGCCGCGCTCCAAGCCCACCGAGACCCGCGACGGGGTGACCCTGCCGACGTACCGCGGTGACTCCGTCAACGGCTTCGCCTTCACCGAAGAGGCCCGCGTCCCGGACCCGGAGCGGCTCAAGCGGATGTACCAGGCGTCCGCCTCGACGCTGAACCTGGTCCGCGCCTTCACCACCGGCGGCTACGCCGACCTGCGCCAGGTGCACGCCTGGAACCAGGACTTCGTGAAGTCGTCCCCGTCCGGGCAGCGCTACGAGCGGCTGGCCCGCGAGATCGACAACGCCCTCAACTTCATGAAGGCGTGCGGCACGGACCCGGCCGAGTTCCGCACGGTCGAGTTCTTCGCCTCCCACGAGGCGCTGCTCCTCGACTACGAGACGGCGCTGACCCGCGTCGACTCGCGCA
This genomic window from Streptomyces thermolilacinus SPC6 contains:
- a CDS encoding class II 3-deoxy-7-phosphoheptulonate synthase, whose product is MTVNADTHAVAAKATWRDLPAAQQPEYPDAEALRDVIADLESYPPLVFAGECDQLRARMGAVARGEAFLLQGGDCAESFDAVGAEDIRAKLKTLLQMGAVLTYAASVPVVKVGRIAGQYSKPRSKPTETRDGVTLPTYRGDSVNGFAFTEEARVPDPERLKRMYQASASTLNLVRAFTTGGYADLRQVHAWNQDFVKSSPSGQRYERLAREIDNALNFMKACGTDPAEFRTVEFFASHEALLLDYETALTRVDSRTGELYDTSGHMVWIGERTRQLDHAHIEFASRIRNPIGIKLGPTTTVDEALTYIDRLDPEREPGRLTFIVRMGADKVRDKLPELVEKVTASGATVAWVTDPMHGNTFEAASGHKTRRFDDVLDEVKGFFEVHKELGTHPGGIHVELTGDDVTECVGGGDEIFVDDLHQRYETACDPRLNRSQSLDLAFLVAEMYRSQ